The DNA sequence AGCCTGAACGACTTCTTCTCTTGTAGAGCAAGCAAAATTCTCCTCCATTATAAGCAGATCAAGATAAACATCTTTTGTTTTGTGCAATGCCAATTCAGCCATCTCTGAATACAGTTCCAGACATAAACTGCTGAGATTCACTTATTTTTTGTGCATCATCAACATTGTTTGTTAAACTACACTTAATTATATTCCTTTTAAGGTTCACACATTCATCTTAGATCATGGTAATTAAGGTATTCTTGTAACCAACATGTTAGATAATATCAGATAAGATGTTCCTGTAGGTTCAGCTGGTCTGCAAACTGATGTCTGAACTGTAAGTTGGAAAAAGGCAACCTTCTGGTTCACAGATGTAGAGTGAGAAAGGAAAGGCGCTGGTCACCTGGCTGTTGATGTGGTTATTGTCTCCAAAGACCAGCCAGCCCCCCAGGCAGGCGGCCAGGAAGGAGTGGTAGTGCTGACTCTTCCCCTGCAGGCGCTGCTGTATGGCCTGCAGCCCCTTGTAGGTGAAGACGAAGCAGGCCAGGTTCCGCGAGTGGGTGTACGTCGCCTGGGTGATGGCTTTCAGTTTGTCCCTCAGGCTgtcacaaacattttttaaaagaacatatggttttctgttttcttatttttattcttaactGTATTACCTGCTAAAGCTTTCATTAAGAATACACTTATTTGAGAAAGTCAGACTGTGAGACTGTAATCAAGCTCTGTGATATTTATGTTTCACAGTCTTATAACACTGATATCCAAGCTGCATACCCATTTAATCAGACATAAACTGTGGTAAACTTGTGGTAAAGCTAGACCTTGGCTATATGTAATGTCTATATGACAGTAAAGAGATATTAACAGATTCAGTATAAAATCACAGTCCGATCTGAAGTTTACTTCAAAGTGAACCTTTTaatctgaattttaatttaatttaattgatgaGAGGGATAGGTCAGAGGAAAAAGGGAATTATGTTGgttatttttgaatattgcattgtttgcccctccctcctccaaaaaatgattaaaattttaattgttATATAAAATATGTGCACGAACCCTAAGAGCCAGTTTACTAGCAACCTTCACAGACACCCCAATTGATGCCCATATGGGTAGAAAATGTACGGCAGGTTTGAATGAGCAAGTGAGTTTTCCGGGTACCTTCCACTTCTAAATAGAAACGTCATCACTAGGGCGTGAGGCGCTCGGATCTTCGCTCCATATctgattaaaaacacagaacagttaTTACACAAAAGCTAAGCGGTATAAAACCTCTGAGACGGCTATCATGTTTTCACAAAACACGCAGCAAAACAGTGTTCCCGACATTTGCTTCATTCTATATTCACTTTGttcacttttttctttcaatattttcaaTAAAGGCGGGGTCAAAGGCGAAGGTTAAAGGTTATTCATCTACGATCACAGGTAAGTATAACTGAAGGTTTAGCTGGTATGCAAACTGTTTCCAGttaaacacaaatataaaaaaacgaAATTATACACAAAGATGATGCCAATGTTTAAATAACGTCTGAGTGCCGTGAATTTTCGAGACGCATTACGGAGCTTCTCTTCTGTGCATATTAGAGATGTACAGCACTTCAATAAATCTGCAAAACAAAGAGGCATGAAGCCAGACGTGCAGTCAACAGCCAAGACAACTGAAAGCTAAAGACAATTGATTTCACATACACATCAAATGATCAACATTCACACATATTCACGTTTTCAAACCattcaaaaaacaatttccaaTGCACTTACACAGCTCCATTCCTAAATCCTTTAACCACCGCAAGAGCCGTCTTATACTTCTGTTGCTGTAGCAAGTTGTTAACTGTGTAAATAAGAGTTTTGAAAAGGTCAGAACCTGCCATGGCTCGCAAGCAGACTTGGGGACAGTAATTAATTGCAACACAACCGGCATTAAAAAGGCACAACTCGTATTCAATCACGCTCTGCAACTAGGTGCTCAGAGATTGGTTCCTAGGATCTCGAGTCACAACTTCAGGGAGAATTGCCATTTCATTTAAAGTAGTTAGTTTTGCTGTAATATATAATCTGGGAAATAACAGCCAAATCGCGTCCTTCATTGTCTATACACAGTAATAAGTTCAAACGGAGCTTTCATTCACAGAGATGCACCTGCGTGAACAGAAAAGAAATAACGAATCTGATTAAATATTATGTTTTGTGAGTTTTAACATCCCtttgagaaaataataataataataataataataataatatggctTAACAAACAAGTAAGACAAACGTTTAATTTATTTCCGGGGCGAGAAACAAAAATACCGTTATTAGAATTCCTattaatgtaaataaattatttgtacACAAATACAGTGCATGCATGAACTACAACTCTTTCGTGGCTGTTTAACTTAACTTTCATTGTTACCAAATCTCATTTTAAGATACCGAGCAACTGCTAAACCCAAGGACTGGACCTTCTTATTCTGTGCAAAGCTGCCCCGCACTTTGGAATCTGTAGTTTAACTTGGACTTCATCCGCCCCCTGGTGGTTATGAGATTACTCGTACCTTCGTTGATTTCCCGGCATGCCAAATTGATACAGTACTACAAGATGGCGCAGGCTATATTTGAAGCGTTAGAAGGTAATTTATAAACTATTTACACCAGATGTTCCCCTTTGTTTCAATAGCGGAAACGCCGTTTTTGAAACGTCTTTGCTCCTTTTGTGCAACCCCTGTGTTTCCAGGCTACCAGACAGCGTCCCTGCGCGGCAGACCTGGCGGAAAAGTGCGCAAAGTACAGTTTTGCAGTATCTCTGATATGGCAACGAAAAGAAAGACGCTTTCGCTGGAAAAACTATATTAGCATGCAGCTTCGTGTGGGTTTTAACGAATGTGGGATTCCGGTGCGCTGGTTTCGTTCATGTGGGTGTGATAATTCTTGGTATCCGTGTAGGAGAAGGGGGGGTATGTGATGCTGGAACAACAGCCGCTGGAGAGGGATTGTGAAAATGGCAGGAAGGAGACAGGCATGTTGTTGGAAAAGCTGCTGCAGATCGATGCAGCATccccttagaaaaaaaaacacgctaGGGAGTCCGTGTGGAGATAGCCGTTTTAAAGCCAGACCATGGGTCCAGTGACGTGTGGCCACTTTCCCTTCTGTCTTATTATGCGACAGGGAAGAAATTTGATTGGCGTTTTTCCTCGTTTCCCAGGTGTTACTGGAACTTCACAAGCTCAACATATGCCACCCAAGGACATTTTTGCGGAGACTAATTTAAATCGGTTAGAATTGCATTTCGAGTTATTAAGAAATTTTTTTTGCCTGTTTCTTTCATTCAAACACTAACTTTTGCCATAATATTTTCTGAAGGCTTTaatatttattgaaatgtttttcaagACATCTTGATATTCATCCCTAAGGATAACATCAGAGAGGTGGTTAAACCATGGCACAGTGTGATATTAGAGCCCACCTGGAGCACATGCTTCACTTTACGATACCATATAAAATGACGGAACAGATACTTAAATAATATAcaagacaaaaacatttaaggGACAGCAagcttgtaaaatgtaaatctgTGTCCTGCTGCTTGAAGGCTACTGCTCTTTTCTCAGTTATATTCCAAACTTCTTCCACAGGCATGGACAACCAGACAGTCCTGGCTGTTCAGTCACTATTGGATGGGCAGGGGGGGGTCCCAGATCACACCAGTCAGAGTGTCTCTGGCACTGCCACCATACAGTCAATGGGTGAGTGCAGCGTTGGGGTGCCCTGGCCCAGAGCACTGGGCAGTGTTCATAAGAGCTCCTTACCAGCTGGAAGTGTGCCTTTCAAGGCTGGCTAAAgttttgcaaaggaacaggtaaaggtttattccatgttgaaaggaaaagaagtgacaacattttggctgtggagccttcttcaggtaacTATTTTTTATGGGAAACATCATTTCTTAAGTTAAAGGAAAAGTAACTGACAATTGAGTTTGCATTTATCAAGGATGTGACATACTTGTTGTTTGGCTCTGGGTTTTCTGATCGTTACAGTTGCCTGATAAAATTGTCAATCCTTTGACAGAAGAGATTTTGTAACATCTGCTTGCGTTTCTGCTTTAATCGCCCAAAGTCCGAGTGCTGTGTTCACACtaaatgaaatgagaaacagaggctTGAGGACCCAGCTCCTGGGAGTCAGGCTTCCAGCACTAGGCCGTTCTTTGCCCTGGTGCCAGCCTAGGCC is a window from the Lepisosteus oculatus isolate fLepOcu1 chromosome 16, fLepOcu1.hap2, whole genome shotgun sequence genome containing:
- the pxmp4 gene encoding peroxisomal membrane protein 4 — its product is MAGSDLFKTLIYTVNNLLQQQKYKTALAVVKGFRNGAVYGAKIRAPHALVMTFLFRSGSLRDKLKAITQATYTHSRNLACFVFTYKGLQAIQQRLQGKSQHYHSFLAACLGGWLVFGDNNHINSQINMYLLSRILFALSRLAVEKGYIPQPKRDPFPLFATLVWGIVLWLFEYYPHTLQPSLQSSMNYLYHDSNTWHDISDFLLYNKPRAGAQN